A DNA window from Oryctolagus cuniculus chromosome 21, mOryCun1.1, whole genome shotgun sequence contains the following coding sequences:
- the LOC100354065 gene encoding disintegrin and metalloproteinase domain-containing protein 1b, producing the protein MLATASARVSSSSLYSFWQPHMVLNGATRAPQSWVPQMNGLRLGLVPGLSRVRLGTMLLWGMIFLPSIYMELVHYSSYEMVIPESLTVEGSEKPGEKASYILFMQGQKQLVHLHVKRDYFVDDFPVYSYHNRVLGQEMLFISRNCYYEGYIDGVPGSFVSVNTCSGLRGVLVKGETSYSIEPILSSKRFEHVLYTMAHGAHVSCSVTSKGGQGMSTSRQQGSRKLHNPQALSYLWSHTKYVEMFVVVDNQRFQMWGRNVSETVQRVMDIIALANSFTRGINTEVVLAGMEIWTEGDLTEVAADLQVTLRNFNSWRQEQLVHRVRHDVAHMIVGRHPGENTGQAFLNGACSSGFAAAVESFHHEDILLFAALMAHELGHNLGIQHDHSACTCKNQPFCLMGENITKESSFSNCSSDDFYRFLREHRGACLFNKPRHRSRTRRDGNCGNGVVDSGEQCDCGSACAHSKCCDSECKLKAAAACDTGPCCVDCKPASLGHLCRRPVGSCDLPEYCDGTSPVCPQNRHKQDGTVCHESYGCVSGECMDPNSQCISSFGFPAKSAPEDCYMAINSKGDRFGNCGHASSPQGPYTKCTSDNKLCGKLICSGLTSIPVIREHHTVIQAPFGDDWCWSMDAYSGSDIADIGDVKADTYCAPSKNCKSSECTDVSLGHLECKDDTTCHGNGVCNDLGHCHCNKGYGPPNCNVIGDGGSIDSGPPGSAPAHPPSDGGGQNATTKQEETVNLTILIIIILIALIIIAIIICFLCLFKSQISGKKDEGEAKPEKAPPPPAAAPPEGEAPEEGAPEEEEEEEEEEEEEEEEEEEEEEEEDEG; encoded by the coding sequence ATGCTGGCGACAGCCTCAGCCAGAgtatcctcctcctccctgtatTCCTTCTGGCAACCCCACATGGTTTTGAATGGGGCTACAAGAGCGCCTCAATCTTGGGTTCCCCAGATGAATGGTCTGAGGCTGGGACTAGTGCCAGGTCTTTCACGTGTCAGACTGGGGACCATGTTGCTCTGGGGGATGATTTTTCTCCCAAGCATATACATGGAATTGGTACATTATTCTTCTTACGAAATGGTCATCCCTGAGAGTCTGACAGTTGAGGGAAGTGAAAAACCTGGAGAAAAGGCATCCTACATACTATTCATGCAAGGCCAGAAGCAGCTGGTTCACCTACATGTGAAGAGAGACTATTTTGTGGATGATTTCCCAGTCTACAGCTATCACAACAGGGTGCTAGGGCAAGAAATGCTTTTCATCTCACGCAACTGCTACTATGAAGGCTACATAGACGGGGTGCCAGGTTCCTTTGTTTCTGTCAACACCTGCTCGGGCCTCAGGGGCGTCCTGGTTAAGGGGGAAACATCCTATAGCATTGAGCCCATTCTCTCTTCCAAACGGTTTGAACATGTGTTGTACACGATGGCACACGGAGCTCACGTCTCCTGTAGTGTCACTTCCAAAGGCGGTCAAGGGATGTCCACCAGCCGGCAACAGGGAAGCAGGAAGCTTCACAACCCACAGGCGCTGTCCTACTTGTGGTCACACACCAAGTATGTGGAGATGTTTGTTGTGGTCGACAACCAGCGGTTCCAGATGTGGGGCCGTAACGTCAGTGAGACGGTTCAGAGGGTCATGGACATCATTGCTCTGGCCAACAGCTTCACGAGGGGCATAAACACAGAGGTGGTACTGGCTGGAATGGAGATCTGGACTGAGGGGGACCTGACAGAGGTTGCAGCGGACTTACAAGTGACACTCAGGAACTTCAACAGCTGGAGACAAGAGCAGCTCGTCCACCGTGTGAGGCATGATGTTGCTCACATGATTGTCGGCCGTCATCCTGGAGAGAACACGGGCCAGGCATTTCTCAACGGCGCCTGCTCAAGCGGTTTTGCGGCAGCTGTGGAGTCCTTCCATCACGAAGACATCCTCCTGTTTGCAGCGCTCATGGCCCATGAGCTGGGGCACAACCTGGGTATTCAGCATGACCACTCGGCCTGCACTTGTAAAAATCAGCCCTTCTGTCTCATGGGTGAGAATATCACTAAAGAAAGTAGCTTCAGTAACTGCAGTTCTGACGACTTCTATCGCTTCCTTCGTGAACACCGAGGAGCCTGCCTATTTAACAAGCCACGGCACAGAAGCCGCACGCGCAGGGATGGAAACTGTGGAAACGGTGTGGTGGACTCAGGAGAGCAGTGTGACTGTGGTTCTGCCTGTGCTCATAGCAAATGCTGTGACTCAGAATGTAAACTGAAGGCCGCAGCTGCGTGTGACACTGGACCCTGCTGTGTTGATTGCAAACCTGCGTCCCTTGGACACCTTTGTCGACGTCCTGTGGGATCATGTGACCTCCCAGAATATTGTGATGGTACATCTCCAGTATGCCCTCAAAACAGACACAAGCAGGATGGCACCGTGTGTCATGAATCATATGGGTGTGTTAGTGGTGAGTGCATGGACCCTAATTCACAGTGTATATCAAGTTTTGGGTTCCCTGCAAAGTCTGCCCCAGAAGACTGTTACATGGCAATAAACAGCAAAGGGGACAGGTTTGGAAACTGTGGTCATGCCAGCAGTCCTCAAGGACCATATACAAAATGTACATCGGATAACAAACTTTGTGGGAAGCTTATATGTTCAGGTCTTACAAGCATACCAGTAATTAGAGAACACCACACAGTGATCCAAGCCCCTTTTGGAGATGACTGGTGTTGGAGTATGGATGCGTACAGTGGTTCTGATATTGCTGACATTGGAGATGTGAAGGCTGACACTTACTGTGCCCCATCTAAAAACTGCAAGTCTTCTGAATGCACTGATGTTTCCTTGGGCCACTTGGAATGCAAGGATGATACTACGTGTCATGGCAATGGGGTTTGTAATGACTTAGGGCACTGTCATTGTAACAAGGGCTATGGACCCCCCAACTGCAATGTTATAGGAGATGGGGGTAGTATAGACAGTGGCCCCCCTGGTTCAGCACCTGCTCATCCCCCAAGTGACGGGGGTGGTCAGAATGCTACTACCAAACAGGAAGAAACTGTAAACTTgacaatattaataataattatacttATAGCACTGATAATAATAGCTATAATTATTTGcttcctctgccttttcaaaaGTCAAATTTCTGGTAAAAAAGATGAAGGTGAAGCCAAGCCTGAAAAAGCTCCACCCCCACCAGCAGCAGCTCCACCTGAAGGAGAAGCACCAGAAGAGGGAGCAcctgaagaagaggaagaggaggaggaggaggaggaggaggaggaggaagaggaggaggaggaggaggaggaagaggatgaaggaTAG